The proteins below are encoded in one region of Belonocnema kinseyi isolate 2016_QV_RU_SX_M_011 chromosome 3, B_treatae_v1, whole genome shotgun sequence:
- the LOC117169407 gene encoding collagen alpha-1(I) chain-like, with amino-acid sequence MRVCLVWVASLAIIHTTLAQEGYDYPRPSNPLIPGVPSGSPGSTTGRPGAGAPQGPSGGYPAGGPGPSGGYPSGGSSPSGGYPSGGSSPSGGYPSGGSSPSGGYPSGGTGPSGGYPSGGSSPTGGYPSGGTGPSGGYPSEGQRPTGFPPGGQGPSSGYPSGGQGPSGGYPSGPSGGTGPSGPSTGQRPGGGYPSGGERPSGGYPSGGQRPSGGQRPSQPGTGGQGPSEGYPKERPKIPFPSGESSGAGGYPSTPGSSGFPGRPSQPTGRPGQPGRPGQPGQPGQPGGYPHGGTGAQPQGPGYPSGRPSTPSGGPAPGSGGGYPSGGPGGFPTPVGGASGRPSGQPSGQFPSGGQGPSTGFPTTSGRPSQPGQLGRPNDQYPGSQPGSYPSGGTAPGSGGGYPSGGPGVFPTPGGGASGRPSGQPSGLYPPAGQGPNTGFPPTSGRPDQPGRPNNQYPGAQPGGYPSVGPGGFPSTPGGRPSGQPSEQYPSGGQGPSTGYPSTPGRPGQPGQPGGYPSGGPGGFPTTPGGGTSGQPGGQYPSAGQGPSTGGYPSGGAPGRPGQPGQAPSPGGFPGSGGPVSQSGGQYPSGGPGGDFPGGSVGGQGDDAQVDEGDYSAIPGEPDRDYPIYADVPQTSFTCDSQQLPGYYADVEARCQVFHVCHNNQTFDFLCPNGTIFHQEYFVCVWWNQFDCSLAPGLYSLNENLYDYTIMGSPGPQGPQGPSFPGAAPQGPSGPSFPGQGPQGPTGPSYPGQVPQVPQGPSGPSYPGQGPQGPQGPRQPSYPGQSPQGPQEPSAPSFPGQGPQGPSRPGYPSPGRPSGPSFPGQGAQGPSRPSYPGQGPQGPQGPNEPGYPAPGRPSGPSFPGQGPQGPSGPSEPSYPGPGRPSGPSFPGQGPQGPSGPSYPGQGPSTPSFPGQRPQAPSVPGFPGQAPQGPQRPGGPAYLAPLPGGPGSNGKSPQEPGGYPGQRPQGPSSPGQRPQGPRPGGSPSDTPFPPQGPAKPDREYLPPLAG; translated from the exons ATGCGGGTGTGTTTGGTGTGGGTGG CCTCGCTGGCTATCATCCATACAACCCTG GCTCAAGAAGGATATGATTATCCACGACCTAGTAATCCATTAATACCTGGAGTACCTAGTGGATCTCCAGGATCGACAACAGGAAGACCTGGAGCAGGTGCACCCCAAGGGCCAAGTGGAGGATATCCTGCAGGTGGTCCCGGACCAAGTGGTGGATATCCATCAGGTGGATCATCGCCGAGTGGCGGATATCCATCTGGTGGATCATCACCGAGTGGTGGATATCCATCTGGTGGATCATCTCCGAGTGGTGGATATCCATCTGGTGGGACTGGTCCAAGTGGTGGATATCCATCTGGTGGATCATCACCGACTGGCGGATATCCATCTGGTGGGACTGGTCCAAGTGGTGGATATCCTTCTGAAGGCCAAAGACCTACTGGATTTCCGCCTGGAGGACAAGGGCCGTCTAGTGGGTATCCATCTGGAGGACAAGGACCGAGTGGTGGATATCCTTCTGGACCAAGTGGCGGAACTGGACCAAGCGGACCATCTACTGGACAAAGACCAGGAGGTGGTTATCCTTCCGGTGGAGAACGACCAAGTGGTGGATATCCTTCAGGTGGACAACGACCATCTGGTGGTCAACGACCA tcaCAACCGGGTACTGGTGGGCAAGGTCCATCCGAAGGTTATCCTAAAGAGCGTCCCAAAATTCCATTCCCAAGTGGTGAATCCAGTGGTGCAGGTGGATACCCGTCTACTCCCGGATCAAGTGGATTCCCAGGAAGACCCAGTCAGCCAACTGGCCGGCCTGGTCAGCCGGGTCGACCTGGACAGCCTGGCCAACCAGGTCAACCCGGAGGATATCCACATGGCGGAACTGGAGCGCAACCTCAAGGTCCCGGATATCCTAGTGGAAGACCTTCGACTCCAAGCGGCGGACCTGCTCCAGGTTCCGGTGGCGGATATCCATCAGGAGGACCAGGTGGATTCCCAACTCCAGTAGGTGGAGCTTCTGGCAGACCTAGTGGACAACCGAGTGGACAATTTCCTTCAGGTGGACAGGGACCAAGTACTGGATTCCCAACAACTTCAGGAAGACCTAGCCAGCCAGGACAACTCGGCCGACCAAATGATCAATATCCAGGATCACAACCCGGTAGTTACCCAAGCGGCGGTACTGCTCCAGGCTCTGGTGGCGGATATCCATCAGGAGGCCCTGGCGTATTCCCAACTCCAGGCGGCGGAGCTTCTGGCAGGCCTAGCGGACAACCTAGTGGATTGTATCCACCAGCAGGACAGGGCCCAAATACTGGATTTCCACCAACTTCGGGAAGGCCAGACCAACCTGGTCGACCAAATAATCAGTATCCAGGAGCACAACCAGGTGGATACCCAAGTGTTGGCCCTGGCGGATTTCCATCAACTCCGGGTGGTAGACCCTCAGGACAACCTAGTGAACAATATCCATCAGGAGGACAAGGACCAAGTACTGGATATCCATCAACTCCAGGTAGACCAGGTCAACCTGGTCAACCTGGTGGCTACCCTAGTGGTGGACCTGGCGGATTCCCAACAACTCCCGGTGGTGGAACTTCAGGACAGCCTGGCGGGCAATATCCATCAGCAGGACAGGGACCCAGCACAGGAGGTTATCCATCTGGAGGTGCACCAGGGAGACCTGGCCAACCCGGTCAAGCACCTAGCCCTGGTGGATTCCCTGGATCTGGAGGACCTGTTAGTCAGTCTGGTGGTCAGTATCCATCAGGAGGGCCAGGTGGAGATTTCCCTGGTGGATCTGTAGGCGGTCAAGGGGACGATGCACAGGTAGACGAAGGAGATTATTCTGCAATTCCTGGAGAACCTGATCGGGATTACCCAATCTATGCTGATGTACCGCAAACGAGCTTCACCTGCGACTCACAACAATTGCCAGGTTACTATGCCGATGTAGAAGCTCGATGCCAAGTCTTCCATGTTTGCCACAACAATCAAACATTCGACTTCCTTTGTCCAAATGGAACCATCTTCCATCAAGAATATTTCGTATGTGTATGGTGGAACCAGTTCGATTGCAGCTTGGCACCTGGACTttattctttgaatgaaaatctaTATGACTATACGATAATGGGCAGTCCGGGACCCCAAGGGCCACAGGGACCAAGCTTCCCAGGCGCAGCGCCCCAGGGACCCAGTGGACCCAGCTTTCCAGGACAAGGACCTCAAGGACCTACTGGACCAAGCTACCCAGGACAAGTTCCTCAGGTACCTCAAGGGCCTAGTGGACCGAGCTACCCAGGACAAGGTCCTCAAGGGCCACAAGGGCCTAGGCAACCAAGTTATCCAGGTCAAAGTCCTCAAGGACCTCAAGAACCAAGTGCACCAAGCTTCCCAGGCCAAGGACCGCAGGGACCAAGTAGACCAGGATACCCCAGTCCAGGAAGACCAAGTGGTCCTAGTTTCCCAGGGCAAGGAGCCCAGGGACCAAGTAGACCAAGCTATCCAGGACAAGGCCCTCAAGGTCCACAAGGACCAAATGAACCAGGATACCCAGCTCCAGGAAGACCAAGTGGACCTAGCTTCCCAGGACAAGGTCCTCAAGGACCAAGCGGACCAAGTGAACCCAGTTACCCTGGTCCAGGAAGACCAAGTGGGCCTAGTTTTCCAGGACAAGGACCTCAAGGACCTAGCGGACCAAGTTACCCAGGACAAGGACCAAGTACTCCAAGCTTTCCAGGCCAAAGACCTCAAGCCCCAAGTGTACCAGGTTTCCCAGGTCAAGCACCCCAGGGACCTCAACGCCCAGGAGGGCCTGCTTATCTTGCTCCTCTTCCAGGTGGACCAGGATCTAATGGAAAATCACCCCAAGAACCAGGGGGCTATCCAGGTCAAAGACCGCAGGGACCAAGTAGTCCGGGTCAACGACCTCAAGGACCCAGGCCCGGAGGCTCCCCATCAGATACTCCTTTTCCACCTCAGGGACCTGCAAAACCTGATCGTGAATACTTGCCACCACTCGCTGGTTGA